The stretch of DNA CTACTCTACCAGCAACACCTTTCTTTCTTTACACATGCTTCTCTCTCCTCCCttccttttctctctttctctctcctctTATGTTACAAAGGCCCACACCACTGTTTTCTTCTCAGCTCAGCTCCTGAACCCGAAGTTGGTCCACCGCCTGCCCCCGGAGCCGTCCTTCTTGGCGCCCCGCGCAGCACCGCCGGACCCGAACAGGTTCTCCAGCGACTTCTGCTTCCGGTTCCGGGACCGCCCCGCCTCCTTCAGCAGCTCCGCCAGCCGCTTCTTCTCATCCTCCACGTCCGGGTTCGCCGTGCCCAGCTTCTCCTCCCGCACCTTCAGCACATGCTCCAGGATCTCAATCGCGTCCTCCACCCTGATGGATCATCACAATCAAGTGTCAAGTCATGGAGAAACATTCTTGATAGGCTCTGCCTGATATTTTGCCTGGCAGTGGTTGGTAGGCATTTAGGTGTTGGTTGGGCAGTTGTTTATGATCAGTTGTTCCTTCTGTGGTCATCTTAGTGGCACTTGGTAAGTTTTGTTATAATGTGATAGCAGAACCCAGAGCATGCTACTTGTTATAGGAAAATATATCAGGTGACAGAAATGGATCATCTAACAGGAAGGACAGGGAACATGAACTAGAATCATTTTGTATACATAACTCATTAGCATTAAGCGACATGTGGGCAACTAGATGATGGACCACTAAAATAAAAGATGCGCTCAGATGGCAGGAATGACCAACCGATAATTCAGCAAGCAATCTCTTGGCTGTGTGCAATTTAAATTAGGTAGCCCACCCCCACCAACCGGTCCGTTCAACATTTAACAAAGCATCATAACTTACAAGTGGAACCCCACATGTTCATCTCTTCAGAGAGCAGAACAAAATCAGCTTCATTACTCCTACAGGTGTAAACAATGAGTGCTAGATGCTGCTACAAGCATATGTGTAACCATAGAGATCCTAAATGCATTATGCACACAGTCAATTCAACAGACGCAGTTGTGCTGATGCCAAGATCACAGGGGAAATGCAATTATGTGTTAAAGTGACAAAGCTGGGTCATATAGGACTGAAGGAAAGACAAAATCATAAATGTAGATGCCATTTGCTTAGGCCTAAATTCAACAGCACCAGTAACAGGTCCAGTGCATGTTAGTTTGGAACTCATGGCCTCATGGGTCACTTGCCATTAATTTAGACCAATTTGTGTAACTCATTAGCTTGCAGCAACATGTGGGTGTCTAGATGATGGACCACTAAGACAGAATGATACCTTCACATGGAAGTGAAGATCAACGCATGATTCGTCAAGCAATATGTCGGTTGTTTGCAATTAAATTAAGCAACCTTGCATAGAATAATTAAATCGAGCCACCCACCATATTAAAGATTTTAGAAACCATTAGAACTTCAAAGTACAACCTACTGCTCATGCCTTCAGATAGCACAATAAAACCATGGGGCATGCGCGTTAATCTACAGATGTAAACAATGAGGAGAAGATACCCTTACAGGCATATGGTAAcaatttagagatcatacatgcattATACTACAAGATATGATCAGGTTCTGAATAACATGACTGGGGGTTGCAGAAGAACCTAGTTTGTGTTTTCAAGACATACCTTCCCATGGCATCATAGATCGCAGCCAGGTTGCTGTATACGCCAAGAGTATCAGGATGAGAGGCACCACACTCCTGCTCTAGAACTGCCCGTGCTTCTTCAAACAGCTGTGCAGCCTCATCAATCTTGAACAGCTGTACGCAAGCTAGCCCCATCTGGTTCAGCAGAACACCGAAAAATGCCGACTTCCTTTCCCCACTGGCCCTCAATTTGGAAACCGCGCTCTCGAACGAGTTCCTTGAATCGGCATACCTCCCTATCATGTAGTACAACACACCCATTTGTGCTTCGATCCCAGCAACAGTGCTCCACTGCCCTGGTGAGTCCTCGAGCAACTTCAGTGCCCTTTGAAGAAGCTTTAGGGCCTCATCAAGGTCTCCAAGCGCCTCATAGATGGCAGCAATCTCCATTAGGCCTCCAGCAACCTCATCAGGGGCAGCACCAGGCGCGGGCTTTGCATAGACACGGAGAGCATTCTCGCAGTAGGATTTGGACTCACGGAGCTTCCCTGTGCGGTGATAGAGATCAGCAAGGCGGACGAAGACAGATGCCACTGAAGGGTGGTCGTCGCCACGGGCAGACTTGAGTACAGTCAAAGCCTTCTGGTATGAGAAGACAGACTCGTCGAAACGAGCAAGGGCCAGGTAAGTGTTGCCTATCGCGACATCAATCGTCGCAACCTCGACGTCGCGTCCATTGGCAACCATGGTCATGGAAGCCAGTACAAGGTGCTCCAGGGCGCCGTCATAGTCACCCTTGGCGTCCAGGATAAGGGCCATCAGCCGGCGATCGGAGGCCTCCTCGAGGGATGCAGGTGCACTGTGCTCCCGGTGGATCTCGAGGGCTTTGCGGCACAGTTTCTCTGCCTCATCGAACTGCAGAGCTTGCACATGCGCTTCCGCCAGATACCTGTCATCGTACAAGAGCAACGCATTTGTTATTTTTGGTCTTTGTCTGTGAATTTCGTAGGTGTTTGCTGTGATCTTAATGCCAATTTTTGCAGAGATCCGCGGCAACATAAAACTAAAACTAAAGGCAGTGAAAAAAGGTGAGATTTTTCTTTTGACGAGTAAAATTGGAGGAGGTGGAAGCAACGGAGAGGGAGATCTAGATCGAGAAACGGCGACTGGCCTGCAGGTCTCGGCGACGCGGGGGTCGCGGTCGCCGAGCGCGGCCATCTGGATCTCGAAGCCCTTGCCGTAGCAGGCGATGGACTCGTCCATGCGGCCGAGCATGGCGTGGGTGTCGCCGAGCTGCATCCAGCCGGAGAAGGCGGCGAGCGCCCACTCCTCCCCCTTGCGctcatccacctcctcctccggctgcggCACCTCCTCACCCTCGGCCACGGgggccggcgcgggcggcggggtgaCGACGGCGACGGCGCGCTCGAGCACGGGCACGGCGTCGGCGTGCCGGCCGAGCCCGCAGTGGATCGCGGCGGCGACGTGGAGGCTcatggcgagctcgagctcggcgcCCTCGCCGCGGCGCTCGAGCGCGCGGGCCGCACGCTCGGCGAACTCGAGCGCGCGCGCCGCGCCCCCGCCCTCGCCGGACACCATGGCGTCCCGCGCCTGCTTGAGCAGGAAGGGGCCCAGATCCGGGTTGTCCAGCGCCGCCTCGTCCGTCGCCTCCGGGTGCTGGCCCTGCCCGAGCGACTTCCGCGCCGGCTTCCCGACGGCGCGGGACGCGGAGGAgggggacggcgacggcggcgcccgCCTCGGCAGCGGCGAGGAGAGCCGCCGCGGCGCCGGCGCCGCGGCCGGCGGCGACGCGTCCGCTGCGGCGAGCCCCGGCATGGTTGCGTGCGGAGGAGGGTAGGTGGGTGGGTGGAGGGTCGGGGAGGGGAGTGGGCTAGAGGAGGAGGCGAGCTGCCATTTGCGGGGTGGGATCTGCGCTAGCTGTGCTGCTTCTTGCTTGACAGGGAAGACTTGAAGCGGCCGCGTCGTGCCTGCCGCGCTGCGGTGGCGCCGTGATGGCAACGGGATGCTTGCCTGGCGTCATGATGGTTCCTCCTAGCCGTTCAATCCATGATCAAGCGAATATCGACGGCTGGGATCGATCGAAACTCTAACTCTGATATATGATGATCTGGAATTCTTCATTTGGCAAAGATGTTTTTGATCCGGCTTTGCTGCATCAAAGGCGAATGGAAATTTGCGAAATTGTACTTGATTTTCTTGGTTGTCGATTCTTTGTTGTGGGATCGCCTTATTTGATTGATGGCGCTGATGGAAGAACCAAAGAATAAATCTCTGCTAAATGAAGATCATCAGGATAAAAAACGGATCAACGGTTCCTTAAAACCTAAAAGAAAATTGGACTTTTAGATGACTACTTTTCTGGGGCCATTTTTCATCTTCTAATAAACGAAATACTACTGAATGCTCTTTTTTTTTGGAATGTTTAGGGGCATAGCTGCCCTTGGTAGGAAACTTTTAATTATAGACATCACCAATAAAACACATGCTACTGTGCTAGGTTTCAGAAAATTGAAAAGGACAGCTTCACTAGGTCCTACCTGAAATCCTTAATTGGTACCAGGGACTTTGCTTGGAACCATTTAACATCCATAGGCTCTGTTGGTGGCATCCTAATGCGGGTGAACTTAGATGTATTTCAAATTATTTCTTGGTCTATCTTAGATTCTTTTTAATATGTTGCAGTGTTAACCTTCAAAGTAATAATAAAGATTTTAgaagtacttcctccgtttttatttagtctgcatattaggtttgaccaaagtcaaactttgcaaagtttgaccaagtttataaaaaaaaatataaacatttaccataacaaatctatatgatgtgaaagtacattcaataatgaatctagtggtattgattttttattgtatatgttaatatttttgtttatgaaCTTAGTCAAAGttcacaaagcttgactttgaccaaagctaatatgcggactaaataaaaacggagggagtacagttTATGGCTCACCTTACGAGGAAGGAAAGAAGCGTTCATACTGTGTTGCATAGCATGTTCATAGAGGTTTCCACTCTTACTTTGACAGGTGGAGATTATAACCTCGTTAGGTGTTCTACAAATAAGAGGAATGATGTCATTAACCACAAATAGGGTGACAATTCAATGACTTGATTGAAATTTGGTGGTTATTAGAGATTAAACTTTTCAGTAGGAGATCTGCTTGGACCAATAATCAGGCTGACTTAATTATGTCAACCATAGATAGGCTCTTCTATGACACATAATTAGGTAAGATTTTTCTTTGGCTGCTTATAGAGCCTTACCTAGATGCGGTAGTGATCATACCCCTTTGATCCAGAACTCTGGCTTGATCTCTCCCCTAAATCCAACAGCTACAGACTTGAAAAGTGATGGCTACTGGGAGAAGATTTTAAAGGCTTAGTGACCAAAATTTAGAATGAACCAACTTCTTCTGAAAACACCTATTGACATATGGCAAGAGAAAATTAGAAATCTTAGAAGCACCAAAGGGTGGAGCTCTAATGAAGAGGCCAACCTCGGGAGATCTAAAAAGGTCCTATTACATGCGTATGATAAGTTAGATATTAAAGCTAGATCCTCAGACTTATCTGAAGCTGAATTTTCTACTTAAATTCATTCACTCATAGTTGCAAAATGGGTGGCTCCAAGAAGAAACCAAAGCCAAATAAGGGCCTAGGGGTAAGGATATTAAGGAGGGAGATAGGAATACTGCATATTTCCATGTAGTAGATAACCAAAGGAGAAGGAAAACCTCTATTCAATCTTCGGATGGGCATGTTGTTCCAGTGAACGAGGTTAAAGGTATGTTGAGGGTAGCTACTGACTACTACAAAGACCTCTTTAATCTAGAAGACATACAAGGCTTTAAtttaaatgttactccctccgtcccataatgtaagatgtccAAATAATGATTCAAATTATTATTCTCATATGCAGTTTAAATTAAAGGAGGGACGCAGGGATTATATGCCTTAAATATGCTGATGATGATATATTATTCCCAGATAATGATTCAAATCATGCCCAAAACCTAAGATAGTCTTGAACTACTTTGAACAAGTTTCTGGCATAAGAATCAACGACAACAAGAGTAAGCTTATTCCTATCAATATGCAAGATGATTATATCAAGATGTTCCTAAACCTACTAGAATGCAGTGCCAGTAGTTTTCCCATTAGATACCTTGGGATTCCTCTTCACTATGACAAGCTTATAAACGAGGATATTCAACCTCTATAGATAATTTTTTGAAAAGAATTGCTGGTTGGAGAGGGAAGCTCCTCTCACATAAAGGCAGGCTCATGCTTATTCAGGCTTCCTTGCCAGCATTTCTATCTACCTATTGTCCTTCTCTAAATTCCGTAAATGGGCTATTGATATGATCAGTTCCCAGATGGCACATTGctagtggaatgattttgagggtcaTATGAAGCTCCACCTAGCTAACTGGAAACTAGTTTGTATGAAGAAAGTGTTTGGGGGCCTAGGGTCCTAATCTGCAGGAGGTTAATCTCTGCCTTCCtcgttcttggaccaaaagacactctGAAGGTGATGGGGAACTCTAGAAGCAAATAATAGATCATAAATACAACTCCGACAAACCTAACTTGTTTGTCCTAAGCTCTAATCTTAATGTCTCTAGGTTCTGGAAAGGGAGTCATATCCATAATTCAAGCTCTTAAATTTGGATATAGATGAAAGGTTGGCAAGGGAGATAAGATTGGGTTGTGGGAAGATACCTACTTTGGCACCTCTCCCCTGGATATGCAATTTGGCATGTATATTCTATTTGTAATGAGCAGCCTAAATGTATTAGTGAGGTTTGGGATGGTCATCAACTAAAGCTTTCCTTTAGAAGGATCTTTCATGATAAACTCATGGAACAATGGTACCAACTAGTGGAGATAGCTAGCAATGTTATATTCACTAAAGATACAAATTCATTGGTTTGGCAGGCGGAGAACAAAGGACAATACTCTACCAGCTCCCTTTACCATGTGATCAACTTCAGAGGGGTACAACCAGATTTTGTTTCTGCTATTTGGAATCTTAAAGTTTGACCTAGCATTCATGTCTTTCTTTGGTTGCTTTCTCATAATAATCTAATGAATAGGGACAATTTTAGGAAAAGGCACATAATCAAAACCTCTAGACTATGTTTTTTGCACTAAAGATGAATATGTGTTTTCATTACTGTTTGATTGTGTTGTAGCTAGAAATCGTTGGTCCTTCATTAGAGACCACTTTAAAGTTTCTTTAGGATGTAATTATGAATCTCTAGCTAGATTCTGGATTTCCAATAATAAGAACTCTGCTTTGAATATTGTCAATTCTGCCGCCGTTTGGTGTTTGTGAAAATATAGGAACTCTAGGATTTTTAACAACACCAAATGGATCTCTGTTATTCTAGTTTTGAGGCTGATCCTGAAAACCACCAGGTTTCGCCCAACCCTATTTCTAGAACAAATTAGATCGAAGTTGATGGGCTTTATAAAAACCCTGATGGAATTTATTCAGAAACCCATGATGATACTAGGTGACTAAAGCAGATGCTGCAAAATGGCCCTGGAATACCACTCCCTCGTGACTTCTGGTGCAAGTTTGAAATCTCTGAACCTGATGGTCATGGCTTTGAATCTGCTGTAAGAAGTGGGATCCGGAAACAAGACCGCCTCGTCTAGCCCGGTTTCCACTCTCGGTAACTACTGGTCACCACAATCGACGTCGCTACTGCCACCGTTGAAGACCAGGCGAGCTGAGCATGTGATTaattgaagaagctccatgctagcTGTGTTATTTTCCTTCTTGCTCAAGCCTACTCTAGTTACAATTTTTTAGAACCTTTTatgttatatttttattttttgttgaacTGCTCCCTAGGAGCATCTACAGTCGGGCTTCCCAAACATGCCTCAAACGCCCGGGCGGACGGCCCGGTCACTGACCTCCCGAAAATTCGACCCAGACGGacgcctcaaacgggcctcaaatgcacaggctgaccgacacccctcatatccaggcCAAATATGGAGCAGGTATGAAAACGCCCTGGCGCGTCCGCTACGCTGGATCGGCCCACgctggcccacccgaccccacatatattccccCGCATCTGCTCGTCGGATGAATCCCTAGCCATTTGATTCCACTCCCCTCCGCCACCCGAGCTCACCTCCGGCAATCTCTGGCCTTCTTTGACATGGCGGGTAGCAGATCTGACTCTGGCCAATCCGAATCCGTCAACTGGGGTGTCATCCTGTGCTGGTTGAAGGAGGCAATGGCCATCCACATTGCACTTCGCCGCTCCTGGGAGGACATCGACCGGCAGGATCTGTCCGGCGCGACTCCATGGCGTCGGCTCAACGGGCGCTCGGGAGCTGGATCATTGACGTCCCGACAGCCTTCAAATCTCTCCTTCCCCATCATCGGACGGGCGGAGTATGAGTCCCACAGGGCCCGGTGTGCCCGCCATaggaaggagaggataagggccgcCGAGGTCTGAATCACTGGCGACATGGCGGCTGATGCGGCGCTGCGGGCGgccgcagaggaggaagccatccgcACCCGCATTGTGAAGAAGCGGTAGCGGGGGAACAGGCTCGTCCTCGCCCGAGAGCAGAACCGGGCGGACCGTTCCATGGGCAGACTACCACCAAAGAAGGAGAAGCTAGGAGGACAGTGACGGTTATGAGCAGATCCGGGTCGACCCATACTATGTCCTCAACCGGTACTTCCGCTAGAAGGATGACAATGGCGCCCGGAAGGGCAAGGGCAGCTGGGGATGAtcttctccaccatagccaaactTGTCGAATTTTAGTAGTCCGATGACATGATGCGCTGTAGTAGCCGGATGATGTGTAATGCATAGTTTACGTAGTTGCATGAGGTTATATGGATTTGAGGTACACTAATTGAGAGCATCTccggccgttggccccccaggaggcgaAAAAAATCACTACCTGGGGGCATACCGGTGCTAACCGCGTGCTGGGGCGTGATGCTCCCCAGTCGCCGCGCCCATGTTTTTTTAAACAAAATCCAACACAAACAAGGCGCAAAATCAACCAAACTTCGGCGAGTTCAtaacatatttaaaatattttacaaaagAAGAAAAAACACTACTAGACCTGCCGTCGCCCTgaccgttcctcgccgcccgcTGCCCGTGAagctctacatgccgaggagccttTAGAACTTCGTGTAGTCgctgtcgtcgtcgtcatcgtcgtcgcctcCTTCGCGGTCGCTGTCCCTGCTGCTCCCTTGCCCAGGGTCGCCgacgcgcggcgggttggacgatccgggggcgtcctcgtcctcgtcgctgtcgaggatcaccacgtcgttctcgtcctcgcgcccacgctggtgggcggctatctcctccagggcttggcgctgccggaccatctcgtcgcggaggtagtcgtcccgcgcccactttagggcctcctcgtcggagaagccgcgccggactATGGCCTCGTACTctgcggggaggccgggctccacCTTCGACCTGACGAGCCGGGCAGAGGTGGGGGAGGACTTGGCGATGCGgatgccggagctgcgggtgcgctggCTGATCGGTGCGTCCTGgggcttcggcttgacgttgaggagggagggagagccggacgagcggccggacgaggaggaggacgtcggGTCCATGCGTCTCGGCGTCCATGACCTCCCACGCCGGCGGGAGAAggagggggagcggggtactccagcctgggcgtgttgccgccctcgatgtactcgaggacggcctccagcgtgcggccgggcacgccccaccatcggcgGCGGCCGTCGGAGTTGAGCCTTCCGGAGGGCACGATGccattggtggcctcgagctgctcggcgtggcgGCGACGGAAGTACTGCTCCCACAGCGGGCTGTCGGGGCCGTACCTCGGCCCTTCCCTCGCCGCCTGCGGTAGAGAGGCACGAATACGGGCGATCTCCGCACGACGCGCCGCCCCGGTGGGCGGCGGTGGCACCAGGACCCCGCTGGCGCTGATCCTCcaagccccgggcacccgcatgtccgacaTGACCGGGTACTTGGCCTCATAGAGAAGCCGAGCTTCGTCCTCATGAAGgtagcggcggccgaagccgttcgccaccGTGCCGTCGCCTGGAAAAAGCTCGGCCATTGGGTGAACTGGAAAACGACGAGAAGAGAAGGATGAACGGGGGCGTCGAGGAACGGGGGCATCGGCGGTGGGGAGTCTGTGTGTCACCGGTGCGGGAGGGGTCGACCTATATAGGCGGCGCTCGCGTGGCcgtcgtgtgtacgcgtggcgggcgagagACGCGCGTCGTtccgtcttcactgcgccgcccgtaagGCACCAATggaggaggctgaccggcgcgacagctttggcattgattctgccgcgggaaccgaggcgatgaggacgatgaaGCGACGAGAAGAGCCGAGTCGCTGCCAAGGAGGGCCCGCCGATTTTCGCGCCAAAAATGATTCGGCCGGCGCCCCCAAGGGCCCCCAgcgtgccgggttcggcctgggtccgccggcgccaatttcggcccgagccggcgaaaaagggcctttggggacgcgactgggccgatttttcggcgccggTGGCCGAAAAATCACCTGGGAGGCCTTGTtgggggtgcggctggagatgctctgaggTGTCTGGTTGTGAGAAGAAAAATTTAAGATTTGACTGGTCAGTATCCACAAACACGGTGTTTGAGGGGTCGGATTTGCCAAATCCAGCTGTAAACTCGCCACCGCGGTTTATACCTGATTCGAAGCAAAAAATTGCGCACCACGGTTTACCGACGGCGTCCCTTTAAGCGTGATCTGAAAATGTAATAGTGGGCGCAAAGTCGCAGAGCTCGAATTAAGTGAGATGACAGCCAGCGAATGTAGTCCAAGATTTAGGTGGCAAGTACTTAGTCGCGTAGAGCCTAGACTAGCTACCGACGACAGTGACAGTGGTTTCAAATATAGCCATGAAGATAGGTTATTAGCTGCTGCTACCACTAGCCTAATAATGCCGGATTATCATGCGCCCACGATTTGACTACTTGGGAAGGACTCCGTCCATATATATGAAGCACATAAAATAAAAGGAAGAGATGCAGCCATATGAAGCGCGATTGTTCTTGGTGTGGTAGTATGGCAACAAATTAAACCCCTGCCTGCGTAATCTGGCCCTTTAAACAAAACTACAAAAGTGATTGATACATTCCGTCTTGGCTAAAAGTTCAGTACTGTATCGGCAGGGCATGTTGTTGACCGCGACGCTAGGGAGTGCTTGGCCGATCCGAAGCGAAACGCTAGGCTGGCTGGGATCACAATGGCAGGATATTTCGAGATTGAGATGCTGCAACCACCATCAAGATTGatggattttttaaaaaaaaatagagGATGTACCCTCGGCTTCTGCATcttgacgatgcatgcagccatattattaattagggataagtatattttttgTCCCTTAACTCTCTCAAAAGTATAGAAATGATTCCTCAACTTCAAAACCAGCAAACTTTGGTCCATTAACTTCTCAAACCGGATAACTTTAGTCCCTCATAACTTCTCAAACCGCGCGAGGTAGAAAACGACATCGAACCCGCGCCCCTCGCTCCTCCCTCCTTGGTCCGCCGCCACTCCCTCCCACCTCCTTCTGCGCTCTAGGAGCCCCGCCACCGACTGCTAAtcctccaccgcctcgcctcttcctcctcctggcCTTCCCATCGCTCGGGCGCAGGCTGCCGTGGCCAAGCGCTTCGCGGGCGAACCCGTCTCCACCGCCAGCTCTGGGTTAGCGCGGGACGGGCTCCCCCGCCTGGCCGGCCTCGACGAGCATGGCCTCGATCCGGCCTCAGCTTGAGGACCTCGAGCCGAGGAGTGCGGCCTCGATCGGGACTCGGCATCTGGGGCGACGGCAGAGGAGGAGGGGAAAGGAGGGGAGCAGCAACCAACATCTGGGGCGGCGGTGGCTGGACTCCATGAGCTGGCCGGCGACGTCGGCGGTGCTGGATTCGATctgcaggagagagagggaggcgtggCTTCGAATTGGAGAGGGACTCCACCAGCGTCGGCCTGGGCGAGGATTGGTGAAGAACTCCGTTGCCGCTGCGTGCCGTGCTTCTGGATCGAGCGCTGCCTGACCAAGGGATAAGAGTATGA from Triticum dicoccoides isolate Atlit2015 ecotype Zavitan chromosome 6A, WEW_v2.0, whole genome shotgun sequence encodes:
- the LOC119319380 gene encoding protein KINESIN LIGHT CHAIN-RELATED 1-like, encoding MPGLAAADASPPAAAPAPRRLSSPLPRRAPPSPSPSSASRAVGKPARKSLGQGQHPEATDEAALDNPDLGPFLLKQARDAMVSGEGGGAARALEFAERAARALERRGEGAELELAMSLHVAAAIHCGLGRHADAVPVLERAVAVVTPPPAPAPVAEGEEVPQPEEEVDERKGEEWALAAFSGWMQLGDTHAMLGRMDESIACYGKGFEIQMAALGDRDPRVAETCRYLAEAHVQALQFDEAEKLCRKALEIHREHSAPASLEEASDRRLMALILDAKGDYDGALEHLVLASMTMVANGRDVEVATIDVAIGNTYLALARFDESVFSYQKALTVLKSARGDDHPSVASVFVRLADLYHRTGKLRESKSYCENALRVYAKPAPGAAPDEVAGGLMEIAAIYEALGDLDEALKLLQRALKLLEDSPGQWSTVAGIEAQMGVLYYMIGRYADSRNSFESAVSKLRASGERKSAFFGVLLNQMGLACVQLFKIDEAAQLFEEARAVLEQECGASHPDTLGVYSNLAAIYDAMGRVEDAIEILEHVLKVREEKLGTANPDVEDEKKRLAELLKEAGRSRNRKQKSLENLFGSGGAARGAKKDGSGGRRWTNFGFRS